The following proteins are encoded in a genomic region of Streptococcus equi subsp. equi:
- the cm gene encoding chorismate mutase produces MGLETIRQDINAVDRQLIALLEKRMVLADQVAAYKQVHDVPVLDQEREAEVLRSVSQQIRHKAFEPAILELFKTIMAVSRRYQAEQIAVGSNDDEAY; encoded by the coding sequence ATGGGATTAGAGACCATACGACAAGACATTAATGCTGTTGATCGTCAGTTGATTGCTTTGCTGGAAAAGAGAATGGTCTTGGCTGACCAAGTAGCGGCCTATAAGCAGGTACATGATGTGCCAGTGCTTGATCAAGAGCGAGAGGCTGAGGTCCTAAGGAGCGTGTCACAGCAGATTCGGCATAAGGCCTTTGAGCCTGCCATTCTTGAGCTATTTAAGACAATTATGGCAGTATCAAGGCGTTATCAGGCTGAGCAAATAGCGGTTGGTTCAAATGATGATGAAGCCTATTAA
- the agaC_1 gene encoding PTS system mannose/fructose permease IIC component, with protein MIQWWQILLLTLYSAYQILDELTIVSSAGSPVFAGFISGIIMGDVQTGLWIGGSLQLMVLGVGTFGGASRIDATSGAVIATAFSVAQGIEPELAISTIAVPVAALLVYTDILGRFSTTFFAHRIDRHVENFNYRGIERDYLMGAVPWALSRALPVFLAVSLGGGAVDTVVKFIDHYEWLANGLTLAGKMLPGLGFAILLHYLPVKRNLHYLALGFGLTAMLTTIYTNLQVAGGALAGVAKDFNAAPFKGLPMIGIAIIGLSLATLHYKNGQQAPVAEQKPGVSESGEIEDDEI; from the coding sequence ATGATTCAATGGTGGCAAATCCTATTATTAACACTCTACTCAGCTTATCAAATATTAGATGAGCTAACAATTGTCTCTTCTGCAGGCTCACCTGTATTTGCAGGATTTATTTCAGGTATCATCATGGGAGATGTGCAAACCGGTCTTTGGATTGGTGGTAGCCTTCAATTGATGGTGCTTGGTGTTGGGACCTTTGGAGGAGCTTCGCGTATCGATGCAACCTCTGGTGCGGTTATTGCGACAGCCTTCTCGGTTGCTCAAGGCATAGAGCCAGAATTAGCGATTTCAACCATTGCAGTTCCGGTAGCGGCCTTGCTGGTTTATACTGATATTCTAGGACGCTTTTCAACGACCTTCTTTGCTCACCGTATTGACCGCCATGTTGAAAACTTTAACTACCGAGGCATCGAGCGTGATTACCTTATGGGAGCTGTACCTTGGGCCCTATCACGTGCTCTGCCGGTATTTTTAGCGGTCTCTTTAGGTGGTGGTGCGGTTGATACAGTTGTTAAGTTCATTGACCATTATGAATGGCTAGCAAATGGTCTAACTCTTGCAGGAAAAATGCTTCCAGGCTTGGGCTTTGCGATCTTGCTTCACTACCTACCAGTTAAACGTAATCTCCATTATCTGGCTTTAGGTTTTGGCTTGACAGCAATGCTAACAACCATTTACACCAACCTTCAGGTAGCTGGAGGCGCCCTTGCAGGAGTAGCCAAGGATTTCAATGCCGCACCATTCAAGGGGCTGCCAATGATTGGTATTGCTATTATTGGGCTTTCCTTGGCAACCCTCCATTATAAAAATGGTCAACAAGCACCTGTAGCTGAACAAAAACCTGGGGTATCAGAAAGTGGGGAAATTGAAGATGACGAAATCTAA
- the nrnA gene encoding DHH subfamily 1 protein, with protein sequence MTTFQTILEHIKHYQTIIIHRHQNPDPDALGSQAGLKEIIRHNFPDKKVLITGFDEPSLAWISLMDQVSDDDYKEALVIVTDTANRPRIDDERYTMGACLIKIDHHPNDDVYGDLSYVDTKTSSASEIIAEFAFSQGLALTDEAARLLYTGIVGDTGRFLYASTSSKTLAIASQLRNYAFDFAAISRQMDSFPLKIAKLQGYVFEQLDIDDSGAARLLLSQEVLNSFGISLAESSAIVSAPGKIDVVQAWVIFVELPDGQYRVRMRSKEKVINGIAKRHQGGGHPLASGATSSGLEENEQIYQELIDLLT encoded by the coding sequence ATGACAACGTTTCAAACTATTTTAGAACACATTAAGCACTATCAAACCATCATCATTCATCGGCACCAAAACCCCGATCCAGATGCTCTAGGGAGCCAAGCAGGACTTAAAGAGATTATCAGGCATAATTTCCCTGACAAAAAGGTCCTGATAACAGGCTTTGATGAGCCTAGTCTGGCTTGGATTAGTCTCATGGATCAGGTGTCCGACGATGATTATAAGGAAGCTTTAGTGATTGTTACAGACACTGCCAATCGCCCCCGCATTGATGATGAGCGCTACACAATGGGCGCTTGCCTCATTAAAATTGATCATCACCCTAACGATGATGTCTATGGTGATCTCTCCTACGTTGACACCAAGACCTCAAGTGCTAGTGAGATTATTGCTGAATTTGCCTTTAGCCAAGGCTTGGCTTTAACTGATGAGGCAGCTAGACTATTATATACTGGCATTGTGGGAGATACAGGACGCTTTCTCTATGCCTCAACAAGCAGTAAAACACTGGCCATTGCAAGCCAATTAAGAAATTATGCCTTTGACTTTGCTGCTATTTCGAGGCAGATGGATTCCTTTCCACTTAAAATTGCCAAGCTACAAGGCTATGTTTTTGAGCAGCTTGATATAGATGACAGTGGTGCAGCCCGCCTACTGCTTAGCCAGGAGGTCCTAAATTCCTTTGGTATTAGCTTGGCAGAAAGCTCAGCGATTGTCTCTGCTCCTGGAAAAATAGACGTGGTGCAGGCTTGGGTTATCTTTGTTGAGCTGCCAGATGGCCAGTACCGAGTACGCATGCGCAGTAAAGAAAAGGTCATCAATGGTATTGCTAAGCGTCATCAAGGAGGCGGGCACCCTCTTGCTAGCGGTGCCACGTCATCAGGCTTAGAGGAAAATGAGCAAATCTACCAAGAGCTGATTGATCTCTTAACATAA
- the manX_1 gene encoding sugar phosphotransferase system (PTS), fructose family, IIA component, with protein sequence MAQTLILISHGAFCRELKQSTEMIMGPQDNILTAELQPNEGADDFKEKLLRLIAGLDDVLVFADLMGGTPCNVASRLLMEGHQFELYAGMNMPMVIGFINACLIGEAFDFKAFACDNIHHVNTIISALADDDDD encoded by the coding sequence ATGGCGCAAACCTTAATTCTCATTAGTCATGGAGCTTTTTGTCGAGAGCTAAAACAGAGTACAGAAATGATTATGGGGCCACAGGACAATATTTTAACAGCAGAGCTGCAACCAAACGAAGGTGCCGATGACTTTAAAGAAAAGCTTTTAAGGCTAATTGCAGGTTTAGATGACGTCCTTGTGTTTGCAGATTTGATGGGTGGAACACCCTGTAACGTTGCCAGTCGTTTGTTAATGGAAGGACATCAGTTTGAGCTGTACGCAGGCATGAATATGCCAATGGTCATTGGTTTCATTAATGCCTGTTTGATCGGTGAAGCGTTTGATTTCAAAGCCTTTGCCTGTGACAATATTCACCATGTCAATACCATTATTTCAGCTCTAGCAGATGATGATGACGACTAA
- the gmuR_2 gene encoding GntR family transcriptional regulator, which translates to MTIKYPKYRLIKEELQNQILNGHYHTGDKFYTEAELIKRFHVSSITIIRALKELEKEGFIRRRQGLGTFITRTRKEQLVQFSYLGTFKDQKEEVTVLSVVKGNDPYYLNLLKLHKTEFYYTISRTRTINQQPYLYQLSYIPHDYLLCPERDLADYQSLYKRFFLDFHIQMRSQSFTQQTQLTDHMPKDVATFLNMIDNTPCVLQTKLTRSTDNGRILEYTESYKHWQFFKYALSSSDYQ; encoded by the coding sequence ATGACCATCAAATACCCAAAGTACCGACTAATCAAAGAAGAATTGCAAAACCAAATTCTGAATGGCCACTACCATACCGGGGACAAATTTTATACCGAAGCCGAGCTGATTAAACGCTTTCATGTTAGCTCCATAACCATCATTCGAGCCCTTAAAGAACTAGAAAAAGAAGGCTTTATCAGAAGAAGGCAGGGACTTGGAACCTTCATTACCCGTACCAGAAAAGAACAGCTAGTCCAATTTTCCTATCTAGGTACCTTTAAGGATCAAAAAGAGGAGGTGACTGTCCTTAGTGTAGTTAAGGGAAATGATCCCTACTATCTAAATCTCTTGAAACTTCATAAAACGGAATTTTACTACACCATCTCCCGTACACGAACGATTAATCAGCAGCCCTATTTATACCAGCTATCTTATATTCCTCATGATTACCTGCTGTGCCCTGAGCGTGATTTAGCTGATTACCAGTCGCTTTATAAGCGCTTCTTTTTGGATTTTCACATTCAAATGCGATCACAAAGCTTCACCCAGCAAACACAGCTGACGGATCACATGCCTAAAGATGTCGCTACATTTTTAAACATGATAGACAACACTCCTTGTGTCCTTCAAACCAAGCTCACTCGGTCGACAGATAATGGCCGTATTCTAGAGTACACCGAGTCCTACAAGCATTGGCAATTTTTCAAGTACGCCTTGTCCTCCAGTGATTACCAATAA
- the lacD2_2 gene encoding tagatose 1,6-diphosphate aldolase: MYHLSKAKYRLLEKVSRKGIISALAFDQRGVLKRMMAAHQDTEPTPWQIEALKALVSEELTPYASSILLDPEYGLPATKVRDEKSGLLLAYEQTGYDTTTTSRLPDCLVDWSVKRLKEAGADAVKFLLYYDVDGDERINQQKQAYIERIGSECQAEEIPFFLELLTYDEAITDNQSVAFAKLKAHKVNEAMKVFSTERFGVDVLKVEVPVNMAYVEGFAEGEVVYSKEEAMQAFRDQEAASHLPYIYLSAGVSASLFQETLVFAAEAGARFNGVLCGRATWSGAVAVYMSEGEEAARQWLRTEGFENIDRLNQVLEKTASPWTTKLTLDEA, from the coding sequence ATGTACCATTTATCAAAAGCTAAGTATCGTCTTCTTGAAAAGGTCAGTCGTAAGGGCATCATTTCGGCCTTGGCCTTTGATCAACGCGGGGTTTTAAAGCGCATGATGGCAGCCCACCAAGACACAGAGCCAACTCCTTGGCAAATCGAAGCCCTAAAGGCTCTGGTATCAGAGGAGCTAACCCCCTATGCCTCCTCTATCCTGCTAGACCCTGAATATGGCCTGCCAGCCACCAAGGTGCGTGATGAGAAGTCTGGCTTATTATTAGCCTATGAACAAACCGGCTATGACACAACCACCACTAGCCGCCTGCCAGATTGTCTGGTGGACTGGTCAGTCAAGCGCCTCAAGGAGGCCGGAGCTGACGCAGTGAAGTTCTTGCTGTACTATGATGTTGATGGTGATGAGCGTATTAACCAACAAAAGCAGGCCTATATCGAGCGTATCGGCTCAGAATGTCAGGCAGAGGAGATACCATTTTTCCTTGAGCTATTGACCTATGATGAGGCGATAACAGACAATCAGAGTGTAGCTTTTGCCAAGCTAAAGGCACACAAGGTTAATGAGGCCATGAAGGTCTTTTCAACTGAGCGCTTTGGGGTTGATGTCCTAAAGGTAGAGGTTCCTGTCAATATGGCCTATGTTGAGGGCTTTGCAGAGGGTGAGGTTGTTTACAGCAAAGAGGAGGCTATGCAGGCCTTTCGTGACCAAGAGGCAGCTAGTCACTTGCCCTATATTTATTTGAGTGCGGGTGTATCAGCTAGTCTGTTTCAAGAGACCTTGGTTTTTGCGGCAGAGGCAGGAGCTAGGTTCAATGGTGTGCTGTGTGGTAGGGCCACTTGGTCAGGAGCAGTAGCGGTGTACATGTCAGAGGGCGAGGAGGCAGCGCGTCAATGGCTTCGCACAGAGGGTTTTGAAAATATTGATCGTCTCAATCAGGTGCTTGAGAAAACAGCCAGCCCTTGGACAACAAAGCTTACTCTTGATGAAGCCTAG
- the manZ_1 gene encoding sugar phosphotransferase system (PTS), mannose/fructose/sorbose family, IID component: MTKSNYKLTKQDFNQINKRSLFTFQWGWNYERMQGSSYLYMILPQLRKIYGDGTPELKEMMKTHTQFFNTSNFFHTIITGIDLALEENEGLASKDAVNGIKTGLMGPFAPIGDSVFGSLVPAIMGSIAAGLAKEGVWSGITGVLMWVCTQMIINVFRWKQLEIAYKEGTKLVTTMRDKLTAVVDAASVMGVFMVGALIATMINFQFTAAPKIGEKVINIQDLIDTIFPRLVPALFTGGIFWLLGRKGMSPTKAIVVIILFALVMSYFNILGV; this comes from the coding sequence ATGACGAAATCTAATTATAAATTAACCAAACAGGATTTTAATCAAATCAATAAGCGCAGCCTGTTCACATTCCAATGGGGCTGGAACTACGAGCGTATGCAGGGCTCTAGCTATCTTTACATGATTTTACCACAGCTTCGTAAGATTTATGGCGATGGAACTCCAGAGCTAAAAGAAATGATGAAGACGCACACGCAGTTTTTTAACACATCAAATTTCTTTCATACGATTATCACAGGAATTGACTTGGCGTTGGAGGAAAATGAAGGACTTGCCTCAAAAGATGCTGTTAATGGGATTAAAACAGGCTTAATGGGGCCATTTGCTCCAATTGGTGATTCGGTCTTTGGCTCCTTAGTACCAGCTATTATGGGCTCTATAGCCGCAGGTCTTGCTAAAGAAGGGGTTTGGTCAGGGATTACTGGTGTATTGATGTGGGTATGTACTCAGATGATCATCAATGTGTTTCGTTGGAAGCAGCTTGAAATTGCTTATAAAGAAGGTACAAAGCTCGTCACCACCATGCGTGATAAGCTAACTGCTGTAGTAGATGCAGCCTCAGTCATGGGAGTATTCATGGTAGGGGCCTTAATTGCAACAATGATTAATTTTCAGTTTACCGCAGCACCCAAAATTGGAGAGAAAGTTATCAATATTCAAGATTTAATTGATACCATTTTTCCACGTCTAGTTCCAGCCTTATTTACCGGAGGTATCTTCTGGCTGCTAGGGCGTAAGGGCATGTCACCAACTAAGGCAATTGTTGTGATTATTTTATTTGCCTTAGTGATGTCTTATTTCAATATTTTAGGAGTATAG
- the glb gene encoding beta-galactosidase precursor — protein sequence MKQFCIKEQFYLDGKPFKILSGAIHYFRIAPDSWSRVLYQLKALGFNTVETYIPWNMHEPRKGQFTFEGIADVEAFLDLAQECGLYAIVRPSPYICAEWEFGGLPAWLLTENCRLRSSDEVFLKHVSDYYDVLLPKLVKRQLDNGGNILMFQLENEYGSYGEEKAYLRKLKELMLAKGISAPLFTSDGPWPATLASGSLIDDDVFVTGNFGSNASKQFASMQDFFQAHQKQWPLMCMEFWLGWFNRWNEPIIRRDSKEAVDAIMEAIELGSINLYMFCGGTNFGFMNGSSARLQKDLPQITSYDYDALLDEAGNPTKKYTLLQERLKECYPQLSFAEPMISSTMALESIKLSARVSLFKTIKNVSAIKKSFYPCNMEELDQPTGYLLYRTHLARHSKEERLRVIDARDRIQLFLDEKHVKTQYQEEIGQDILIHQEGETTQLDILVENMGRVSYGYKLTAPSQQKGLGRGLMADLHFVGDWEHFPLDFQELDWIDFSAGWTDEVPGFYAYDFDCQQPADTYLDLSQFGKGIALVNGVNLGRFWKVGPTLSLYIPKGLLKQGQNRLLIFETEGQFSESIRLTKEPIYK from the coding sequence ATGAAGCAATTTTGCATAAAGGAGCAGTTTTACCTTGATGGCAAGCCGTTTAAGATATTATCAGGTGCCATTCATTACTTTAGAATAGCTCCTGATAGCTGGTCTAGGGTGCTTTATCAGCTGAAGGCCTTAGGCTTTAATACAGTAGAAACCTATATTCCTTGGAATATGCATGAGCCAAGGAAGGGACAGTTTACCTTTGAGGGGATTGCAGATGTTGAGGCATTTTTGGATTTGGCACAGGAATGTGGCCTATATGCTATTGTCAGACCCTCTCCTTATATCTGTGCTGAATGGGAGTTTGGTGGTTTACCGGCTTGGCTATTAACTGAAAATTGTAGGCTCAGATCAAGCGATGAGGTCTTTCTTAAGCATGTATCAGATTATTATGATGTGTTACTACCAAAGCTGGTGAAGCGTCAGTTAGATAATGGCGGCAATATTCTGATGTTTCAGCTTGAAAATGAGTATGGTTCTTATGGTGAAGAAAAGGCTTATTTAAGAAAATTAAAAGAGCTTATGCTTGCTAAAGGCATTAGTGCCCCTCTCTTTACCTCAGATGGGCCTTGGCCAGCCACGCTAGCATCAGGGAGTCTGATTGACGATGATGTTTTTGTGACAGGCAACTTTGGGTCAAACGCTTCAAAGCAATTTGCCAGTATGCAGGATTTTTTCCAAGCACATCAAAAGCAATGGCCTCTGATGTGTATGGAATTCTGGTTGGGCTGGTTTAATCGCTGGAATGAGCCAATCATTCGAAGGGACTCCAAGGAAGCTGTTGATGCAATCATGGAAGCTATAGAGCTAGGCAGCATTAACCTTTATATGTTTTGTGGTGGCACTAATTTTGGCTTTATGAATGGCTCGTCAGCTCGTCTGCAAAAGGATTTACCACAGATAACCTCCTATGATTACGACGCATTACTAGATGAGGCAGGGAACCCGACAAAGAAATATACCCTGCTGCAAGAACGTCTCAAGGAGTGTTACCCTCAATTATCCTTTGCAGAGCCAATGATCAGTTCTACGATGGCCTTAGAGTCTATCAAGTTGTCGGCAAGGGTTAGTCTTTTTAAGACAATCAAAAATGTAAGCGCTATCAAGAAAAGTTTTTATCCTTGTAATATGGAGGAGCTAGATCAACCAACGGGCTACCTACTGTATAGAACGCACCTCGCTAGACATAGCAAGGAGGAGCGGCTCAGGGTCATTGATGCTAGAGACCGCATTCAGCTCTTTTTAGATGAAAAGCACGTGAAAACCCAGTATCAGGAGGAAATCGGTCAGGATATACTGATACATCAAGAGGGTGAGACCACACAGCTTGATATTTTAGTCGAAAATATGGGACGTGTCAGCTATGGGTACAAGCTGACAGCACCAAGCCAACAAAAAGGATTAGGCAGAGGCTTAATGGCTGACTTGCATTTTGTAGGTGATTGGGAGCATTTTCCACTAGATTTTCAAGAGCTGGATTGGATTGATTTTTCTGCAGGTTGGACCGATGAGGTGCCAGGATTTTACGCCTATGATTTTGATTGTCAGCAGCCGGCAGATACCTACCTTGATTTGAGTCAATTCGGAAAAGGAATTGCCCTTGTAAATGGTGTTAACCTAGGACGTTTTTGGAAGGTCGGTCCAACATTATCGCTTTATATTCCTAAGGGACTATTAAAACAAGGTCAAAATAGACTGCTGATATTTGAAACAGAAGGGCAGTTTAGTGAGTCAATTCGTTTAACTAAGGAACCAATTTATAAATAG
- a CDS encoding flavodoxin, translating into MALAKIVYASMTGNTEEIADIVANKLQELGHDVEVDECTTVDASELEAADMAIVATYTYGDGDLPDEIVDFYEDLQDLDLSGKIYGVVGSGDTFYDYFCKSVDDFDEQLAATGATKGADSVKVDLAAEEEDIARLESFAEQMSQALEA; encoded by the coding sequence ATGGCATTAGCCAAAATCGTTTATGCCAGCATGACAGGAAATACTGAAGAAATTGCTGATATTGTTGCTAATAAATTGCAAGAATTGGGACATGATGTTGAGGTTGACGAGTGTACAACAGTTGATGCTTCAGAGCTTGAGGCTGCTGATATGGCAATCGTTGCGACCTATACCTATGGTGATGGGGACTTACCAGATGAGATTGTCGACTTTTATGAGGACTTGCAGGATTTGGATTTGTCAGGCAAGATCTACGGTGTCGTGGGCTCTGGTGATACCTTTTATGATTATTTCTGCAAATCAGTTGATGATTTTGACGAACAGCTCGCTGCCACTGGTGCCACTAAGGGAGCTGACTCGGTTAAGGTTGATTTAGCTGCTGAGGAAGAGGATATTGCTCGCCTAGAATCCTTTGCTGAGCAAATGTCACAGGCATTAGAGGCATAA
- the rpmE gene encoding 50S ribosomal protein L31, with translation MAERNFFKMRKDIHPDYRPVVFLDTTTGYKFLSGSTKTSKETIEFEGETYPLVRVEISSDSHPFYTGRQKFTQADGRVDRFNKKYGLKDANAAK, from the coding sequence ATGGCAGAAAGGAACTTTTTTAAGATGAGAAAAGACATTCATCCAGATTATCGTCCAGTTGTTTTCCTTGATACAACTACAGGCTACAAATTCCTTAGCGGTTCAACTAAGACCTCTAAAGAAACCATTGAGTTTGAAGGGGAAACTTACCCTCTTGTTCGTGTAGAAATTTCATCAGACTCACACCCATTCTACACAGGTCGTCAAAAGTTTACACAAGCCGATGGACGTGTGGATCGTTTCAACAAGAAATACGGTCTCAAAGACGCAAACGCAGCAAAATAA
- a CDS encoding acetyltransferase (GNAT) family protein yields the protein MWVVKAFDQLTKDELFAIYKERVAVFVVEQQCPYPDIDDLDQKAIHLFKQVDSELRAYCRLIPTDNSIKLGRVLVAQNARRTGLGRDLVHQALAYCQQHFPKLPVYAQAQAYLEPFYSSFGFKAVSEIYLEDNIPHIDMIKN from the coding sequence ATGTGGGTTGTTAAAGCATTTGATCAGTTAACAAAAGATGAATTGTTTGCCATCTATAAAGAGCGTGTGGCTGTTTTTGTGGTTGAGCAGCAATGTCCCTATCCTGATATTGACGATTTGGATCAAAAAGCTATCCATCTTTTCAAGCAGGTTGATTCAGAGCTTAGGGCCTACTGTCGCTTAATCCCAACTGACAATAGCATAAAGCTGGGACGAGTACTGGTAGCACAAAATGCAAGGCGAACAGGACTAGGACGTGACTTAGTTCATCAAGCCTTAGCCTATTGTCAACAGCACTTTCCAAAGCTTCCCGTCTACGCTCAAGCGCAGGCTTATCTTGAGCCTTTTTACAGCTCATTTGGGTTTAAAGCAGTCTCTGAGATTTATCTGGAAGACAATATTCCTCACATTGATATGATCAAAAACTAA
- the levE_1 gene encoding sugar phosphotransferase system (PTS), sorbose subfamily, IIB component, protein MTIVAARIDGRLIHGQVANLWTTKLNISRIMVVDNEVISNDLEKTALKLATPSGVKLSILSVEKAANNILEGRYDSQRLLIVARKPDSFLELIQKGVAISELNVGNMSQTPETRPVTRSINVVDEDIEAFKAISAKGCHLIAQMVPNDAPADFMPLLDKVD, encoded by the coding sequence ATGACAATTGTTGCAGCACGTATTGACGGCCGGTTAATTCATGGTCAGGTAGCTAATCTATGGACGACAAAGCTAAACATTAGCCGTATCATGGTGGTCGATAATGAGGTGATTAGCAATGACCTTGAAAAAACAGCACTGAAGCTAGCCACACCTAGCGGTGTTAAATTATCTATCTTATCTGTTGAAAAAGCAGCCAACAATATTTTGGAAGGGCGCTATGATTCTCAACGCTTGTTGATAGTAGCCAGAAAGCCGGATAGCTTTTTGGAGCTGATTCAAAAAGGGGTTGCTATTTCAGAGTTAAATGTCGGCAATATGTCACAGACACCGGAGACTCGTCCAGTAACGCGTTCTATTAACGTTGTAGACGAGGATATAGAGGCATTCAAGGCTATTTCAGCCAAAGGGTGTCATCTCATTGCCCAAATGGTGCCTAATGATGCCCCAGCAGACTTTATGCCGCTGTTGGATAAGGTTGATTAA
- a CDS encoding adenosine deaminase, producing METKDLKKLAKAELHCHLDGSLSLDTIRQLAALAQVDVPQDDSELKQLVTAPETCESLMDYLKTFDVIRPLLQTPQALTLAAYDVVKQAALENVIYIEIRFAPELSMDQGLTATQVVEAVLKGLEQGQKEFGIVAKAIVCGMRQSSLDISREIFANVLEWANKGLVGFDFAGNELDFPPAVLADLIKETQAYGLPFTLHAGECGCPNYIVDAIDLGIKRLGHVTAIHNQKDLLAKFIANDVTAELCFTSNLQTKAARTVEDFPYMQLRQAGAKLSINTDNRTVSDTNLTKEYELFVKHFETSVTDFLEHNRDAIKASFASPAEKEALLDRLEKAYQSYIKK from the coding sequence TTGGAAACAAAAGATTTAAAGAAGCTTGCTAAAGCTGAGCTGCACTGCCATTTAGACGGTTCTTTGTCATTAGACACTATTCGTCAGTTGGCGGCTTTGGCGCAGGTAGATGTTCCTCAAGATGATTCTGAGTTAAAGCAGCTGGTAACCGCACCGGAAACCTGTGAATCCTTGATGGATTATTTAAAAACCTTTGATGTTATCAGACCATTATTACAAACGCCTCAGGCTTTAACATTGGCTGCTTATGATGTTGTGAAGCAGGCTGCCCTTGAAAATGTCATCTACATTGAAATTCGATTTGCTCCTGAGTTGTCAATGGATCAGGGCTTGACCGCCACTCAGGTGGTAGAGGCAGTTTTAAAAGGACTCGAGCAAGGACAAAAAGAGTTTGGCATTGTCGCTAAGGCTATTGTGTGTGGCATGCGTCAGTCCTCACTAGACATTAGCAGAGAGATTTTTGCAAATGTCTTAGAGTGGGCCAATAAAGGCTTGGTAGGCTTTGATTTTGCAGGCAACGAGCTGGACTTTCCTCCAGCTGTCTTAGCAGATTTGATCAAAGAGACGCAGGCCTATGGGTTACCATTTACGCTTCATGCTGGTGAGTGTGGCTGTCCAAACTATATTGTTGATGCTATTGATTTAGGTATCAAACGCTTAGGGCATGTGACGGCCATTCATAACCAAAAGGATTTATTGGCCAAGTTTATCGCCAATGATGTGACAGCAGAGCTGTGCTTCACTAGTAATCTACAAACCAAGGCTGCTAGGACTGTTGAGGACTTTCCTTATATGCAGCTAAGGCAGGCTGGCGCTAAATTATCCATTAACACAGACAATCGAACAGTATCCGATACCAATCTGACAAAGGAATATGAACTGTTTGTCAAGCACTTTGAGACAAGCGTCACAGACTTTTTAGAGCATAATCGTGATGCTATTAAGGCTAGTTTTGCCAGTCCGGCTGAAAAAGAAGCTTTATTGGATCGTTTGGAAAAGGCTTATCAGTCTTACATCAAGAAATAA